A window from Diachasmimorpha longicaudata isolate KC_UGA_2023 chromosome 5, iyDiaLong2, whole genome shotgun sequence encodes these proteins:
- the LOC135162260 gene encoding uncharacterized protein LOC135162260, producing MLQSMCDSDICKLEEESYTNVHISNIRVQGTPSQMWASTMTEEPSIWKNFQYNVCGCYVEKLPVMEVNEKKVSKSFTNFEKALEFHNLLKNIKCRRRSCPGSCELLNVPNSHLFIEFKKARKCSLHQLPTTIVIECTFRLAGVITRENNRYVVYCLLDGLWSLYDNNCTVIPTPPVVDIELLCMIYILES from the exons ATGTTGCAAtctatgtgtgacagtgacaTTTGTAAACTGGAAGAGGAAAGTTATACCAATGTACACATAAGTAATATACGTGTCCAAGGTACGCCCTCACAAATGTGGGCCAGCACAATGACTGAAGAACCCAGTATTTGGAAGAATTTTCAGTACAATGTTTGTGGCTGTTACGTTGAGAAGCTACCAGTGATGGaggtcaatgaaaaaaaagtgtcaAAGTCATTCACCAATTTCGAAAAGGCGCTGGAATTTCACAATTTactcaaaaatattaaatgtcGTCGTCGGTCATGCCCTGGATCGTGTGAGCTGCTAAATGTACCAAATTCCCATTtgttcattgaatttaaaaaggCACGAAAGTGCTCTCTTCATCAATTACCAACAACAATTGTAATTGAATGTACGTTCAG ATTAGCAGGGGTAATAACTCGGGAGAACAATAGATATGTTGTCTATTGTTTACTAGACGGACTATGGTCGTTGTATGATAACAACTGCACCGTGATCCCGACACCGCCCGTCGTAGACATTGAACTACTCTGTATGATATACATACTCGAGTCATAA